A genomic stretch from Caulobacter sp. FWC2 includes:
- a CDS encoding LysR substrate-binding domain-containing protein produces MFELSQLRCFVATAEELHFGRAAQRLNMTQPPLSRQVQLLERILGVTLLDRTSRSVRLTPAGRAFLLEARRILRLAESAALATRRIASGDAGQIAIGFTAASGYNFLPQLVILSKARLPNADLTLREMVTREQVEALLTGRIDIGLVRPPMERVEFATARVLSEPLVAALPTGDARLAKASLTLADFDGQPLIMYSPEGAGYFYNMLTTLFDANGVSPNYIQHVTQIHSMLALVHAGLGAAIVPEAAMSLHFDDVQFRPVETTPDRPVELYMAWRKDNESPILQTFIDLCLAEAPPSESGAR; encoded by the coding sequence ATGTTCGAACTGAGCCAGCTGCGCTGCTTCGTGGCCACCGCCGAGGAGCTGCATTTCGGTCGCGCGGCGCAGCGGCTGAACATGACCCAGCCGCCGCTCAGCCGGCAGGTGCAGTTGCTGGAGCGGATCCTGGGCGTCACCCTGCTGGATCGCACCAGCCGATCGGTGCGCCTGACGCCCGCCGGCCGCGCCTTCCTGCTGGAAGCCCGCCGCATCCTGCGCCTGGCCGAGAGCGCGGCCTTGGCCACCCGCCGCATCGCCAGCGGCGACGCCGGCCAGATCGCCATCGGCTTCACGGCCGCCTCTGGCTACAATTTCCTGCCTCAGCTGGTGATCCTGTCCAAGGCCCGCCTGCCCAACGCCGACCTGACGCTGCGCGAGATGGTGACCCGCGAGCAGGTCGAGGCCTTGCTGACCGGCCGCATCGACATCGGCCTGGTCCGCCCGCCGATGGAGCGGGTCGAGTTCGCCACCGCCCGCGTGCTGTCCGAGCCGCTGGTCGCCGCCCTGCCCACCGGCGACGCGCGCCTGGCCAAGGCTTCGCTGACCCTGGCGGACTTCGATGGCCAGCCCCTGATCATGTATTCGCCCGAGGGCGCGGGCTACTTCTACAACATGCTGACGACGCTGTTCGACGCCAATGGCGTGTCACCGAACTACATCCAGCACGTCACCCAGATCCACTCGATGTTGGCCCTCGTTCACGCCGGCCTGGGCGCGGCGATCGTGCCCGAGGCGGCCATGAGCCTGCATTTCGACGACGTGCAGTTCCGGCCCGTGGAGACCACGCCGGACCGCCCGGTCGAGCTCTACATGGCCTGGCGCAAGGACAACGAGAGCCCGATCCTGCAGACCTTCATCGACCTTTGCCTGGCCGAGGCCCCGCCGTCGGAGTCCGGCGCGCGCTGA
- the kdgD gene encoding 5-dehydro-4-deoxyglucarate dehydratase: MSRMSPTEMARQLGGGLLSFPVTHFDEQHQFVEAPYREHCGWMLERDLAGLFAAGGTGEFFSLRPSEVGQVVRAAVAETNGRIPVIAGCGYGTAIATDLAADAEAAGADGVLLLPPYLTNATQEGLAAHIEAVCKATKLGVIVYNRDNAILNEDTLEKLCERNPNLVGFKDGVGDLELMMRVYARMGDRLTYIGGLPTAETFALPYLEMGVTTYSSAIFNFMPEWALAFYKSVRARDREAVMAGLRDFVLPYITLRNRGKGYAVSIVKAGMKAIGRDAGPVRLPLTELTAAEYAELQGLIGLAHGGDQRRAANG; the protein is encoded by the coding sequence ATGAGCCGAATGTCGCCGACGGAAATGGCCCGCCAGCTCGGCGGCGGCCTGCTGTCGTTCCCCGTCACCCACTTCGATGAGCAACACCAGTTCGTGGAAGCCCCCTACCGCGAGCACTGCGGCTGGATGTTGGAGCGGGACCTCGCCGGCCTGTTCGCCGCCGGCGGCACGGGCGAATTCTTCTCGCTGCGTCCCTCGGAAGTCGGCCAGGTGGTCCGCGCCGCCGTCGCCGAGACCAATGGCAGGATACCGGTGATCGCCGGCTGCGGCTATGGCACGGCCATCGCCACCGACCTGGCCGCCGACGCGGAAGCCGCCGGCGCCGACGGCGTTCTGCTGCTGCCGCCATACCTGACCAACGCCACGCAGGAGGGCCTTGCCGCCCACATCGAGGCGGTCTGCAAGGCCACCAAGCTGGGCGTCATCGTCTACAATCGCGACAACGCTATCCTCAACGAGGACACGCTGGAAAAGCTCTGTGAACGCAATCCGAACCTGGTGGGCTTCAAGGACGGCGTCGGCGACCTGGAACTGATGATGCGGGTCTATGCTCGCATGGGCGACCGCCTGACCTATATCGGCGGCCTGCCGACGGCCGAGACCTTCGCCCTGCCCTATCTGGAGATGGGCGTGACGACCTATTCGTCGGCCATCTTCAACTTCATGCCGGAATGGGCGCTGGCGTTCTACAAGTCGGTCCGCGCCCGCGACCGCGAGGCGGTCATGGCCGGCCTGCGCGACTTCGTGCTGCCCTACATCACCCTGCGCAACAGAGGCAAAGGCTATGCGGTCTCGATCGTCAAGGCCGGCATGAAGGCCATCGGCCGCGACGCCGGTCCGGTCCGCCTTCCGTTGACCGAGCTGACGGCTGCCGAATATGCCGAACTCCAGGGCCTGATCGGCCTCGCGCATGGCGGTGACCAACGCCGCGCCGCGAACGGCTAA
- the cobO gene encoding cob(I)yrinic acid a,c-diamide adenosyltransferase — MTDEADLNARHNAKMAKVQVARAKMMAERQIEKGLLIVNTGPGKGKTTAALGMVCRAIGHGQRVSVIQFVKGALQTGEKVVFDAFPDHVEFKPMGEGFTWDTQDRARDIAVAREAWEAVKARIADPEIDMVVADELNIVLRYDYLPVEEVVEAIVNRPEGKHVIVTGRNAPQALIDVADLVTEMTQVKHPFRSGVKAQAGIEF, encoded by the coding sequence ATGACCGACGAAGCCGACCTCAACGCCAGGCACAACGCCAAGATGGCCAAGGTCCAGGTCGCTCGCGCCAAGATGATGGCCGAGCGGCAGATCGAGAAGGGGCTGCTGATCGTCAATACCGGTCCGGGCAAGGGTAAGACCACCGCGGCCCTGGGCATGGTCTGCCGCGCCATCGGCCACGGCCAGCGGGTGTCGGTGATCCAGTTCGTGAAGGGCGCTCTGCAAACGGGCGAGAAGGTCGTGTTCGACGCCTTCCCCGACCATGTGGAATTCAAGCCCATGGGGGAAGGCTTTACCTGGGACACCCAGGATCGCGCCCGCGATATCGCTGTGGCGCGCGAGGCGTGGGAAGCGGTCAAGGCGCGCATCGCCGATCCCGAGATCGACATGGTGGTGGCCGACGAACTGAACATCGTCCTGCGCTACGACTATCTGCCGGTCGAGGAGGTGGTCGAGGCGATCGTCAACCGTCCCGAGGGCAAGCACGTCATTGTCACCGGCCGCAACGCGCCCCAGGCGCTGATCGACGTGGCCGATCTCGTCACCGAGATGACGCAGGTCAAGCATCCGTTCCGATCGGGCGTGAAGGCCCAGGCGGGTATCGAGTTCTGA
- a CDS encoding sulfotransferase family 2 domain-containing protein yields the protein MIVSHRHRFIFAAVPKTGTHSVRRALREQLGDEDVEQVGLFLNKRFPWQDLAEIQHGHLSLEQVRPHLGEDAFGGYFKFAFVRNPFDRFVSYCAFMLRGGDVFQQRPRDVMRHFLFAQPPEQHILFKPQASLLVGDDGATLLTDAIGRVEDMQASYDAICARIGIPSQPLEHVNGSQHGDYRQYYDQALIDGVAARYAQDLELFGYTFEGMR from the coding sequence GTGATTGTCTCCCATCGCCATCGCTTCATCTTCGCTGCGGTGCCCAAGACCGGCACCCACTCGGTGCGGCGCGCCCTGCGCGAACAGCTCGGCGACGAGGATGTCGAACAGGTCGGCCTGTTCCTCAACAAGCGCTTCCCCTGGCAGGACCTAGCCGAGATCCAGCATGGCCATCTGTCGCTGGAGCAGGTCAGGCCGCATCTGGGCGAGGACGCCTTCGGCGGCTATTTCAAGTTCGCCTTCGTCCGCAACCCGTTCGACCGCTTCGTGTCCTACTGCGCCTTCATGCTGCGCGGCGGCGATGTCTTCCAGCAGCGTCCGCGCGATGTGATGCGCCACTTTCTGTTCGCCCAGCCGCCGGAGCAGCACATCCTGTTCAAGCCGCAGGCCTCGCTGCTGGTCGGCGACGACGGCGCGACCCTGCTGACCGACGCGATCGGCCGGGTCGAGGATATGCAGGCCTCCTACGACGCCATCTGCGCCCGCATCGGCATTCCCTCCCAGCCGCTTGAGCACGTCAACGGCAGCCAGCACGGCGATTATCGCCAATACTACGATCAGGCCCTGATCGACGGCGTCGCCGCGCGCTACGCCCAGGATCTGGAGCTGTTCGGCTATACCTTCGAAGGCATGCGATGA
- a CDS encoding aspartyl/asparaginyl beta-hydroxylase domain-containing protein, with translation MSAMPAANPRKTTTVRQLGPVDIVALRDAVLAIPEDVWAAENAGKPNRFEALGATRHIVFRFIDSPRDWRGSHDRPAWAPWRDLLEPVLAQAVKDYGYGRGVFPRVMLARMPPGGVIHPHIDANPAAKWPHKIHVPLTTNPGVVSFFAGEERHFPVGEAVEVDNLGPHWVRNDGDTDRIHLIFEYYAADQPDPDWLAPFLAASGAR, from the coding sequence ATGAGCGCCATGCCGGCCGCCAATCCGCGCAAGACGACGACGGTTCGCCAGCTCGGACCGGTCGACATCGTCGCGCTGCGAGACGCCGTGCTGGCGATCCCCGAGGACGTCTGGGCGGCGGAGAACGCCGGCAAGCCGAACCGGTTCGAGGCGCTGGGCGCGACCCGCCACATCGTCTTCCGCTTCATCGACAGCCCGCGCGACTGGCGCGGATCGCACGATCGTCCGGCCTGGGCTCCATGGCGCGATCTGCTGGAGCCTGTGCTCGCCCAGGCGGTGAAAGACTACGGCTATGGGCGAGGCGTGTTTCCGCGGGTGATGCTGGCCCGCATGCCGCCGGGCGGGGTGATCCACCCGCATATCGACGCCAATCCCGCCGCGAAGTGGCCGCACAAGATCCATGTGCCGCTGACGACCAATCCCGGCGTGGTGTCATTCTTCGCCGGCGAAGAACGCCATTTCCCCGTGGGCGAGGCGGTGGAGGTCGACAATCTCGGCCCACACTGGGTGCGCAACGACGGCGACACCGACCGCATCCACCTGATCTTCGAATACTATGCCGCCGACCAGCCGGATCCTGACTGGCTGGCGCCGTTCCTGGCGGCGAGCGGGGCGCGGTGA
- a CDS encoding sulfotransferase has translation MTDRDALLREAQDLRASRRVPDALAALARLEALDPRFSRLHQERGHCHILLRAGPAAIAALQEAVRLNPSLPASWDMLEQLYRMQGDTAQAAVAGQHLAILKQLPPAVVMASSLLADGDLEPAEAVLRDYLRQDHLNVGALRLLARIRQERGDLAEAEALLEPVVERAPDYHAARFDYGMVLLQRQKPAQARQEAERLLRDDPDNRDYLKQYGAACVALGDHEPVIDLYARLLDGLPPTGPEVADLRLWRANALKITGRSAEAIADYQASLAARPDNGVAWFSLANLKTYRFTDDEVARMDALEARNDLQDMDRVYLGFAMGKALEDRGEYDASWRAYARGNAVRRGLGRWRPEVAEAYAARLKQVFTAEVFAERAGWGADDPAPIFVLGLPRSGSTLIEQILASHSQVEGTQELTEIGRYSGELCGRDPDCGLPLEPEALLNLTAEEARALGERFLAETRTYRRLGRTFFIDKMPNNFWHIGLIHLILPRATILDVRREPMACGFSNLKQLFGTTNQEFTYGVDDVARYYRTYLEVMRHWDKVLPGRVLRVSYEDVVDDLEGGVRRMLRHAGLPFEPACLTFHETHRSVRTPSSEQVRQPLGREGLTQWRNYAPWLAPLRDALGDALTGYKD, from the coding sequence GTGACGGACCGCGACGCCTTGCTGCGCGAAGCCCAGGACCTGCGCGCTAGCCGGCGCGTCCCGGACGCCCTGGCCGCGCTGGCGCGGCTGGAGGCGCTGGACCCCCGGTTCAGCCGTCTCCACCAGGAGCGAGGTCACTGCCATATCCTGCTGCGCGCGGGGCCGGCGGCGATCGCGGCGCTGCAGGAGGCCGTGCGCCTGAACCCGAGCCTGCCGGCCAGTTGGGACATGCTGGAGCAGCTCTATCGGATGCAGGGCGACACCGCTCAGGCGGCCGTGGCGGGCCAGCATCTGGCGATCCTCAAGCAGCTGCCGCCGGCGGTGGTGATGGCCAGCAGCCTGCTGGCCGATGGCGACCTGGAGCCGGCGGAGGCGGTCCTGCGCGACTATCTGCGCCAGGATCATCTCAATGTCGGCGCGCTGCGCCTGCTCGCGCGGATCCGCCAGGAGCGCGGCGATCTCGCCGAGGCCGAGGCGCTGCTGGAGCCGGTGGTCGAGCGCGCGCCGGACTACCACGCCGCCCGCTTCGACTACGGGATGGTGCTTTTGCAGCGGCAGAAGCCGGCCCAAGCGCGGCAGGAGGCCGAGCGCCTGCTGCGAGACGATCCAGACAACCGCGACTATCTCAAGCAGTACGGCGCGGCCTGCGTCGCCCTGGGCGACCACGAGCCGGTGATCGATCTCTATGCGCGGCTGCTGGACGGTCTGCCCCCGACGGGTCCGGAAGTCGCCGACCTGCGCCTGTGGCGCGCCAACGCCCTGAAGATCACCGGCCGGTCAGCAGAGGCCATCGCCGACTACCAGGCCTCGCTGGCGGCGCGGCCCGACAACGGCGTGGCCTGGTTCAGTCTCGCCAACCTCAAGACCTATCGCTTCACCGACGACGAGGTGGCGCGGATGGACGCCCTGGAGGCCCGGAACGACCTTCAGGACATGGACCGCGTCTATCTCGGCTTCGCGATGGGCAAGGCGCTGGAGGATCGTGGCGAGTACGACGCATCCTGGCGCGCCTACGCTCGCGGAAATGCGGTGCGCCGCGGCCTCGGTCGCTGGCGGCCGGAGGTGGCGGAGGCTTACGCGGCTCGGCTGAAGCAGGTCTTCACCGCCGAGGTCTTCGCCGAACGCGCCGGCTGGGGCGCGGACGATCCGGCCCCGATCTTCGTCCTGGGCCTGCCGCGTTCGGGATCGACCCTGATCGAACAGATCCTAGCCTCCCATTCCCAGGTCGAGGGCACGCAGGAGCTGACCGAGATCGGCCGCTATTCGGGCGAACTCTGCGGTCGCGATCCGGACTGCGGCCTACCGCTAGAGCCCGAGGCGCTGCTGAACCTGACAGCGGAAGAGGCGAGGGCGCTGGGCGAGCGTTTCCTGGCCGAGACCCGCACATATCGACGGCTGGGCCGGACGTTCTTCATCGACAAGATGCCGAACAACTTCTGGCACATCGGTCTGATCCACCTGATCCTGCCGCGCGCGACGATCCTCGACGTCCGGCGCGAACCGATGGCCTGTGGCTTTTCCAACCTCAAGCAGCTGTTCGGCACGACCAACCAGGAATTCACCTACGGGGTCGACGATGTCGCCCGCTATTACCGGACCTATCTTGAGGTCATGCGGCACTGGGACAAGGTGCTGCCGGGACGGGTGCTGAGGGTCTCGTACGAGGACGTGGTCGACGATCTCGAAGGCGGCGTGCGGCGGATGCTGCGCCATGCGGGGCTGCCCTTCGAGCCGGCCTGCCTGACTTTCCACGAAACGCACCGCAGCGTGCGCACGCCCAGTTCCGAGCAGGTGCGCCAGCCCCTTGGCCGGGAGGGGCTGACCCAATGGCGGAACTACGCGCCGTGGCTTGCGCCACTACGCGATGCGCTGGGCGACGCCTTGACCGGCTACAAGGACTGA
- a CDS encoding aspartyl/asparaginyl beta-hydroxylase domain-containing protein, with the protein MRLSRPFFQLPVLFDVARLQAEVAALPSEAWVPHPDRLPGNSAARLISVGGAETDAVHGQMLPTRWLESMPYLLQVLAGFGVVWSRSRLMRLAPGAGVPEHADINYHWHTRVRLHVPVFTQPAVRFHCDGEAVHMAAGEAWIFDNWRRHHVENNADADRIHLVADTTGTAAFWRLACGPTPPRAEWRTVTWEPGASPDLLTEDDQRSPVMPAAEVQWLIDDLRAELAAAVDTAEAGVRIARFGKLLESFVFDWRQLCALHGVSGRGRPDFQRLAVAVRKAAEPLAEGLVMRTNDASALLVLEKRVLQHLVAD; encoded by the coding sequence ATGCGGCTCTCGCGCCCCTTCTTCCAGCTTCCCGTGCTCTTCGACGTGGCCCGCCTTCAGGCCGAGGTCGCGGCTTTGCCGAGCGAGGCCTGGGTCCCTCACCCGGATCGCCTGCCCGGCAACAGCGCCGCTCGGTTGATCAGCGTTGGCGGGGCCGAGACGGACGCCGTCCACGGCCAGATGCTGCCGACGCGCTGGCTGGAGAGCATGCCCTATCTGCTGCAGGTGCTGGCGGGATTCGGTGTCGTCTGGAGCCGCTCACGGCTAATGCGGCTGGCGCCCGGCGCGGGCGTGCCCGAGCACGCCGACATCAACTACCATTGGCACACGCGGGTGCGCCTGCACGTCCCGGTCTTCACCCAGCCGGCGGTGCGGTTCCATTGCGACGGAGAGGCCGTGCACATGGCCGCCGGCGAGGCCTGGATCTTCGACAACTGGCGGCGCCACCACGTCGAGAACAACGCCGACGCCGACCGCATCCACCTGGTCGCCGACACCACCGGCACGGCGGCGTTCTGGCGGCTCGCCTGCGGACCGACGCCGCCGCGCGCCGAGTGGAGGACGGTGACCTGGGAGCCGGGCGCGTCTCCGGATCTTCTCACCGAGGACGACCAACGCTCACCGGTGATGCCCGCCGCCGAGGTGCAATGGCTGATCGACGACCTGCGCGCTGAGCTGGCGGCGGCCGTCGACACCGCCGAGGCCGGGGTCCGCATCGCGCGCTTTGGCAAGCTGCTGGAGAGCTTCGTGTTCGACTGGCGTCAGCTGTGCGCGTTGCACGGCGTCAGCGGGCGGGGACGACCCGACTTCCAACGCCTCGCCGTCGCCGTCCGCAAGGCCGCCGAGCCGCTCGCCGAGGGGCTGGTCATGCGCACCAACGACGCCAGCGCGCTGCTGGTGCTGGAGAAACGCGTGCTGCAGCACCTCGTTGCGGACTAG
- a CDS encoding HD domain-containing protein, with protein sequence MTSRPAADAYVAELTDLFTRLGGLHYGEGVSQMEHAVQTAHHAKLDGAPPELVAAALLHDVGHMMQKLGENAADLGIDTRHEHISAGYLARAFGPGVTEPIRLHVAAKRYRVTVDPAYHQRLSPASLQSLALQGGPMSPAEIEDFLADPAAQTALRLRGYDEAGKSPDAEVAGFETYHDLLRDLIDREGRL encoded by the coding sequence ATGACTTCTCGTCCCGCGGCCGACGCTTACGTGGCCGAACTGACCGACCTTTTCACGCGCCTGGGCGGCCTGCACTACGGCGAGGGCGTCAGCCAGATGGAGCACGCGGTACAGACCGCGCACCACGCCAAGCTGGACGGCGCGCCGCCGGAACTGGTCGCCGCCGCTTTGCTGCACGACGTCGGCCACATGATGCAGAAGCTCGGCGAGAACGCCGCCGACCTGGGCATCGACACCCGCCACGAACACATCAGCGCCGGCTATCTGGCCCGCGCCTTCGGCCCCGGCGTCACTGAGCCGATCCGCCTGCACGTGGCGGCCAAGCGCTATCGGGTCACGGTGGATCCGGCTTACCATCAGCGCCTCAGCCCCGCTTCGCTGCAGAGCCTGGCCTTGCAAGGCGGACCGATGTCGCCTGCCGAGATCGAGGACTTCCTGGCCGATCCGGCTGCCCAGACCGCTCTGCGGCTGCGCGGCTACGATGAGGCCGGCAAGTCCCCGGACGCCGAGGTGGCGGGCTTCGAAACCTATCACGACCTTCTCCGCGACCTGATCGATCGCGAAGGTCGGCTCTAG
- a CDS encoding phosphocholine-specific phospholipase C: MPTDRRSFLRAAATASAAVGLLPATVAKAMAIPARYRTGTIMDVEHVVIFMQENRSFDHYFGALNGVRGLGDPRPQRLPGGASVWRQPSKEHPDGFVAPFHGDASATNAYTVDGSDQGHQAAITIVNGGRYDQWGHSGELHKRMVYYKASDLPFYHALASAFTVCDAYHCSTLTQTYPNRLHLWTGCNGGGKVGGDPEMSNYGEDETPSADMAEDKVMANGPHDWTTYAERLQAAGVSWKVYQEYDNFGDNILSVFKPFRPCAKDSELYARGRSWVSEDKSGADRKRSDGQQLVEAFRADVAADRLPQVSWIVTAADLSEHPQAEPSKGEHVCAELIKALVDNPEVFAKTVFIVNYDEAGGFYDHMQPPMPPLTSEQGWSSVSVAGEAKTYGPDAEGANKGAYPLGLGIRVPAIIVSPWSRGGFVCSEVFDHTSTLKFLERRFGVREDNISDWRRAVCGDLTSAFDFATPNQDWTALTLPATADYMQRVARSKAAASLKIPVKQSPSVQDGPQRGARPLPYVLSADARVADGALWIDLINAGRAGAVFQVFDNTDRDGPWRFTLAAGQKHAAGHWNKAGRAPGPYDLTVHGPNGFYRRFTGDTSKPQPIVTVAADARARLVVSLHGAGQATLRMAEEYPLAEGEARETLTLKPKEILRSVWDLRGSAHWYDLTLTLADDSSFTQRLAGHLETGRASRTDPGIGRMRL, encoded by the coding sequence ATGCCGACCGACCGCCGCTCTTTCCTGCGCGCCGCCGCCACGGCCAGCGCGGCTGTCGGCCTGCTGCCGGCCACGGTGGCCAAGGCCATGGCCATTCCTGCGCGCTATCGCACCGGCACGATCATGGACGTCGAGCACGTCGTGATCTTCATGCAGGAAAACCGCTCGTTCGATCACTATTTCGGAGCGCTGAACGGCGTGCGCGGCCTGGGCGATCCGCGCCCGCAGCGCCTGCCGGGCGGGGCCTCGGTCTGGCGCCAGCCGAGCAAGGAGCACCCCGACGGCTTCGTCGCGCCGTTCCACGGCGACGCCTCGGCCACCAACGCCTACACCGTCGACGGCTCGGACCAGGGCCACCAGGCGGCGATCACCATCGTCAACGGCGGCCGCTACGACCAGTGGGGCCACTCGGGCGAACTGCACAAGCGGATGGTCTACTACAAGGCCTCGGACCTGCCGTTCTACCACGCCCTGGCCAGCGCCTTCACGGTCTGCGACGCCTATCACTGCTCGACCCTGACCCAGACCTATCCGAACCGCCTGCACCTTTGGACAGGCTGCAACGGCGGCGGCAAGGTCGGCGGCGATCCGGAGATGAGCAACTACGGCGAGGACGAGACGCCCAGCGCCGACATGGCCGAAGACAAGGTCATGGCCAACGGGCCGCACGACTGGACGACCTACGCCGAGCGCCTCCAGGCGGCCGGCGTCAGCTGGAAGGTCTATCAAGAGTACGACAATTTCGGCGACAACATCCTGTCGGTATTCAAGCCCTTCCGACCCTGCGCCAAGGACTCCGAACTCTATGCGCGCGGCCGTTCCTGGGTCAGCGAAGACAAGTCCGGCGCCGATCGCAAGCGCTCGGACGGCCAGCAACTGGTCGAGGCCTTCCGCGCTGACGTCGCCGCCGACCGCCTGCCGCAGGTCTCTTGGATCGTCACCGCCGCCGACCTGTCCGAACACCCTCAGGCTGAGCCGTCGAAAGGCGAGCACGTCTGCGCCGAACTGATCAAGGCCCTGGTCGACAACCCCGAGGTGTTCGCCAAGACGGTCTTCATCGTCAACTACGACGAGGCCGGCGGCTTCTACGACCACATGCAGCCGCCGATGCCGCCGCTGACGTCCGAGCAAGGCTGGAGTTCGGTGTCGGTCGCCGGCGAGGCCAAGACCTATGGACCTGACGCCGAGGGTGCCAACAAGGGCGCCTATCCCCTGGGCCTGGGCATCCGCGTGCCGGCTATCATCGTCTCGCCCTGGAGCCGTGGCGGCTTCGTCTGCTCGGAGGTGTTCGACCACACCTCGACGCTCAAGTTCCTGGAGAGACGCTTTGGGGTGCGCGAGGACAATATCAGCGACTGGCGCCGCGCGGTCTGCGGCGACCTGACCTCGGCCTTCGACTTCGCCACGCCGAACCAGGACTGGACGGCGCTGACCCTGCCCGCCACCGCCGACTACATGCAGCGCGTGGCCCGCTCCAAGGCTGCGGCGAGCCTGAAAATCCCCGTCAAGCAGAGCCCCTCGGTGCAGGACGGCCCGCAGCGCGGCGCGCGTCCCCTGCCCTACGTCCTGTCGGCCGATGCACGCGTCGCGGATGGCGCGCTGTGGATCGACCTGATCAACGCCGGCCGGGCCGGGGCGGTATTCCAGGTGTTCGACAACACCGACCGCGACGGGCCCTGGCGCTTCACCCTGGCGGCGGGTCAGAAACACGCCGCGGGTCACTGGAACAAGGCGGGCCGAGCGCCGGGGCCCTACGACCTGACGGTCCACGGTCCGAACGGCTTCTACCGCCGCTTCACGGGCGATACGTCCAAGCCCCAGCCGATCGTCACGGTCGCCGCCGACGCCCGCGCGCGCCTGGTCGTCAGTCTGCACGGCGCCGGCCAGGCGACTCTCCGCATGGCGGAGGAGTATCCGCTGGCCGAGGGCGAAGCCCGCGAGACCCTGACGCTGAAGCCCAAGGAAATCCTCCGCTCGGTCTGGGACCTGCGCGGCAGCGCCCATTGGTACGACCTGACCCTGACCCTGGCCGACGATTCCAGCTTCACCCAACGTCTGGCCGGGCACCTGGAAACCGGCCGCGCAAGCCGCACCGATCCTGGCATCGGCCGGATGCGACTCTAA
- a CDS encoding GntR family transcriptional regulator produces MQQPESLQYIGVRDEIAARIAGGEFKPGERLPSERQMQIGGGVARGTVREALFQLEAEGVVYRKERSGWYVSPPPVVYDPTRWEGFMSYVEAQGRQPSTETLSKIEIACDGVLAEIFSRPVGAPMYWIRRRRSVDGRAVLFESIIVDASLTPGLIEHDLNGSLTSVLKSVYGIGVARNKVDMRPCALTGEEAEALRVKSGLPGLNLVRVCYDAQGRVVEFDREHWRHDAVKISVDIRVR; encoded by the coding sequence ATGCAGCAGCCCGAAAGCCTTCAGTATATCGGCGTGCGCGACGAGATCGCCGCGCGCATCGCTGGCGGCGAGTTCAAGCCGGGCGAACGCCTGCCGTCCGAGCGCCAGATGCAGATTGGCGGCGGCGTCGCCCGCGGAACCGTCCGCGAAGCCCTGTTCCAGCTAGAGGCCGAGGGGGTCGTCTACCGCAAGGAGCGTAGCGGCTGGTACGTTTCGCCGCCGCCGGTGGTGTACGACCCGACTCGCTGGGAAGGCTTCATGTCGTATGTCGAGGCTCAGGGGCGTCAGCCCTCGACCGAGACCCTCAGCAAGATCGAGATCGCCTGCGACGGCGTGCTGGCCGAGATCTTCTCGCGCCCGGTCGGGGCGCCCATGTACTGGATCCGCCGTCGGCGTTCGGTGGATGGTCGAGCGGTGCTGTTCGAGAGCATCATCGTCGACGCGTCTCTGACGCCGGGCCTGATCGAGCACGACCTGAACGGGTCGCTGACCAGCGTGCTAAAGTCGGTCTATGGCATTGGCGTCGCGCGCAACAAGGTCGATATGCGCCCCTGCGCCCTGACTGGAGAAGAGGCCGAGGCCCTGAGGGTCAAGTCCGGCCTGCCGGGTCTGAATCTGGTTCGGGTCTGCTATGACGCGCAAGGCCGGGTGGTCGAGTTCGACCGCGAGCACTGGCGTCATGACGCCGTGAAGATCAGCGTCGACATCCGCGTTCGTTAA